Proteins from a single region of Macrotis lagotis isolate mMagLag1 chromosome 2, bilby.v1.9.chrom.fasta, whole genome shotgun sequence:
- the MYO19 gene encoding unconventional myosin-XIX isoform X2 yields the protein MKFYATVANSSASQESHETVERIEKRVLDSNPVMEAFGNACTLRNSNSSRFGKYIQLQLNRAQQMTGASVQTYLLEKTRVAYQAPLERNFHIFYQITKGASSSERLEWHLPQGATFHWLPNSERTLEEDCFEVTRDAMLHLGIDHSTQNNIFKILSGLLHLGNIHFDDSEDESQVCQPQEDAKCFVMTAASLLRIPKEELLETLRIRTITAGKQQQVFRKPCSQPECETRRDCLAKVTYARLFDWLVSVINGSICAEPSTWTTFIGLLDVYGFECFPNNNLEQLCINYANEKLQQHFVAHYLRAQQEEYAAEGLEWSFISYQDNQTCLDLIEGSPISICSLINEECRLNRLSNAIQLQTRIENALSGNVSLSRNKLSKVPNFIIAHYAGPVQYQIEGMVEKNKDPVPLELTQLLQRSQDSLLQKLFPSQEKESNDLLGQSRAPVVTVVSKFKNSLEQLMQVLHDTTPHYIRCIKPNSQGHAQKFQAQEVLSQLEACGIVETVHISAAGFPVRVSFQSFLDRYGLLRKSQLRASSRLPSSLPTKEHSGQQPTPAEDTMLQSLVRDVLLTLPPTAQAAAALGNHPEARPAPGPIHCGRTKVFMTDSMLELLELRRMQALNKCARCIQFCWRRHQHRKLDRQRWAATLIQAAIRSWLTRKQIQRLHAAATSIKRAWQKWRAKMDSLVAIELDDAEENCLIKVPRPPLSTTPLRETIQLWPLGLVLSSTPVGIVMMRRSLSLQAYLQIPYHSNSYKVEATQHEKAGITSIRALPQGSIRFHCKKSPLLYANISPESQTDDITGFNQILLDRHRLIPV from the exons ATGAAGTTCTATGCCACTGTCGCCAATTCCTCTGCCTCTCAAGAGAGTCATGAGACAGTGGAGAGAATTGAAAAGAGAGTCCTGGATTCTAATCCGGTCATGGAGGCTTTTG GGAATGCTTGTACACTCCGCAATAGCAACAGCAGTCGTTTCGGGAAATACATCCAGCTCCAGCTGAACAG AGCTCAGCAAATGACTGGGGCTTCTGTCCAGACGTATCTCCTGGAGAAAACTCGAGTTGCCTACCAGGCCCCACTGGAAAGGAATTTTCATATCTTCTATCAG ATTACCAAAGGAGCCAGTTCTAGTGAAAGGTTAGAGTGGCATCTGCCCCAGGGAGCAACTTTCCATTGGCTGCCCAATTCTGAGAGGACCTTGGAAG aGGACTGTTTTGAAGTAACCAGAGATGCAATGCTACACCTGGGCATTGACCACTCAACGCAGAATAACATCTTTAAG ATCTTATCAGGGTTGCTACATCTTGGGAATATCCACTTTGATGACTCAGAGGATGAATCCCAGGTTTGCCAGCCTCAGGAAGATGCTAAAT GTTTTGTGATGACAGCAGCCTCTCTGCTCCGGATCCCTAAGGAGGAGCTGCTGGAGACGCTCCGAATCCGAACAATCACAGCTGGAAAGCAGCAGCAGGTCTTCAGGAAGCCCTGCTCCCAGCCTGAATGTGAGACTAGGAGAGACTGCCTGGCCAAAGTCACCTATGCCAG GTTGTTTGACTGGTTGGTGTCAGTCATCAATGGGAGCATCTGTGCAGAGCCTTCCACCTGGACCACTTTCATCG GGCTCCTGGATGTGTACGGGTTTGAATGCTTCCCCAACAACAATTTGGAGCAGCTTTGCATTAACTACGCCAATGAGAAACTGCAGCAGCACTTTGTAGCTCACTACCTGAGGGCCCAGCAA GAGGAATATGCTGCTGAGGGCCTAGAGTGGTCCTTCATCAGCTACCAGGACAACCAGACCTGTCTGGACCTGATTGAAGGGAGCCCCATCAGTATCTGCTCCCTCATAAATGAG GAGTGTCGGCTCAATAGGCTGTCCAACGCCATCCAGCTCCAGACCCGAATTGAGAACGCCCTGTCTGGCAATGTCAGCCTGAGCCGAAACAAGCTCAGCAAGGTCCCCAACTTTATCATTGCCCACTATGCTGGCCCTGTGCAGTATCAGATCGAGGGAATGGTGGAGAAAAATAAG GATCCTGTTCCCCTGGAACTGACTCAGCTCCTGCAGCGTTCCCAAGACTCTCTGCTCCAGAAACTATTCCCTTCCCAAGAAAAGGAGTCAAATGACCTTTTGGGCCAGAGCAGAGCCCCTGTGGTTACTGTGGTCTCCAAGTTCAAG AACTCCCTGGAGCAGCTCATGCAAGTCCTACACGACACCACCCCCCACTACATTCGATGCATCAAGCCCAACAGCCAAGGCCATGCCCAGAAGTTCCAGGCCCAAGAG GTCCTGAGTCAGCTTGAAGCCTGTGGCATTGTGGAGACAGTTCACATCAGTGCTGCTGGCTTTCCTGTCAG GGTCTCTTTTCAAAGCTTCCTTGACCGGTATGGCCTGCTGAGAAAGTCCCAGCTTAGAGCCTCCTCCAGATTGCCCAGCTCTTTGCCCACAAAGGAACACTCAG GACAGCAGCCAACACCTGCAGAAGACACCATGCTGCAGTCCCTAGTCAGGGATGTTCTTCTGACTCTGCCCCCAACAGCTCAGGCAGCAGCTGCTCTCGGAAACCACCCAGAGGCCAGGCCAGCTCCCGGCCCAATTCACTGTGGGAGAACCAAGGTGTTCATGACTGATTCTATG CTGGAGTTGCTAGAACTTAGACGAATGCAGGCACTGAATAAGTGTGCTAGATGCATCCAGTTCTGCTGGCGACGGCACCAGCACAGAAAGCTGGACAGGCAGAGATGGGCAGCCACTCTGATACAAGCAG CTATTCGATCCTGGCTGACACGGAAACAGATTCAAAGGCTGCATGCTGCTGCAACTTCCATCAAACGTGCCTGGCAGAAGTGGAGG GCCAAAATGGATTCCCTAGTAGCCATAGAACTGGATGATGCGGAAGAAAACTGCCTCATCAAAGTTCCTCGCCCCCCACTCTCCACTACGCCCCTGCGTGAGACAATCCAGCTCTGGCCCCTGGGACTCGTGCTGTCCAGCACCCCTGTGGGTATAGTCATGATGCGGAGGAGCCTGTCCCTGCAGGCCTATCTACAAATCCCTTATCACAGCAACAGCTACAAGGTAGAGGCCACACAGCATGAGAAGGCTGGCATCACCTCCATCAGAGCACTACCTCAG GGTTCCATCAGGTTTCACTGCAAGAAGTCCCCCTTGCTCTACGCCAACATCAGTCCAGAGTCACAGACCGATGACATCACTGGCTTTAATCAGATCCTGCTGGACAGACACAGACTGATTCCAGTGTGA